One stretch of Thermanaerosceptrum fracticalcis DNA includes these proteins:
- a CDS encoding CdaR family transcriptional regulator, with product MILSHAFAQEIANKVSPLIGHNVNIFNMEGIIIGSLDSERIDGFHQGALEAIKTGREVTITDEKSSKLKGVKPGVNLPLEFNGSTIGAVGITGSPDKVRTLTYLTKMTVETMIKMAFMEKEAQLDSKAKEHILYNIIFEQIDETRETLKQRAALLGFDIDIPRVAVVLHLDGYENCKIANAEKDKVLDCIKYVMAGNKHYLSAYTGSNEFVVFLPVNPSDEKSSLKKYISRTCKSIANTIKNYLNLDCTIGVSSLCSETVLSYKKSYRDAADSLAIGKKFKGHGGVYFTDDLGLELILNCVPSDTADKFIKNTLGEKKKAITGILDETLLYTLKVFFDCNLNISETARALFIHRNTLLYRLDKIYKLTKRDPRIFDEAIELKILFLLNKTLLKQEEAIVKLAQ from the coding sequence GTGATATTATCACATGCCTTTGCCCAGGAGATCGCAAATAAAGTTTCACCTCTCATAGGCCATAATGTCAATATTTTTAATATGGAAGGAATAATAATCGGCAGCCTGGATTCTGAAAGAATTGACGGCTTTCATCAGGGAGCCTTAGAAGCCATAAAAACAGGCCGTGAAGTAACAATCACGGACGAAAAAAGTTCTAAACTTAAAGGTGTAAAGCCGGGAGTTAATCTCCCTCTGGAGTTTAACGGCAGTACAATCGGAGCGGTAGGAATTACAGGGTCCCCCGATAAAGTTAGAACACTTACCTATTTAACAAAAATGACAGTGGAAACCATGATTAAAATGGCTTTTATGGAAAAGGAAGCACAGCTTGACTCTAAAGCTAAAGAACATATCCTGTATAATATCATCTTTGAACAAATAGATGAAACAAGAGAAACTCTTAAACAGCGGGCTGCCCTTTTAGGCTTCGATATAGACATTCCCCGGGTGGCAGTGGTCCTGCATTTAGATGGTTACGAAAACTGTAAAATTGCAAATGCAGAAAAAGATAAAGTACTGGACTGCATAAAATATGTAATGGCCGGTAATAAACATTACCTTTCAGCCTATACCGGCAGTAATGAGTTTGTTGTCTTTTTGCCTGTTAACCCATCCGACGAAAAATCATCCCTTAAAAAATATATCTCCCGGACTTGCAAGAGTATTGCCAATACAATTAAAAACTATCTTAATCTGGACTGTACAATAGGTGTCAGTTCCCTTTGTTCAGAAACAGTACTTTCCTATAAAAAAAGTTATCGAGACGCAGCTGATTCTCTTGCCATAGGCAAAAAATTTAAAGGCCACGGTGGTGTTTACTTTACTGATGACCTGGGCTTAGAGCTGATTCTTAATTGTGTACCCAGTGATACCGCTGACAAATTTATAAAGAACACCCTGGGAGAAAAGAAGAAAGCCATTACGGGAATCTTAGACGAGACGCTATTATATACCCTAAAAGTGTTCTTTGACTGTAACTTAAACATCAGCGAGACAGCCAGAGCCTTATTCATCCATAGAAACACTCTGCTTTACCGGTTGGATAAAATTTATAAGCTTACCAAGAGAGACCCCAGGATTTTTGACGAAGCCATTGAATTAAAAATCCTATTCTTACTTAACAAAACCCTTCTCAAACAGGAGGAAGCCATCGTAAAGCTGGCACAGTAA
- a CDS encoding 2-oxoacid:acceptor oxidoreductase family protein — MREILLSGSGGQGMILAGIILAEAALREGKEVVQTQSYGPEARGGASKAEVIIANKKISFPHIEKPDVVLAMTEEAFNKYTKCLKENAAVIVDSTYVKNPTLTRGDLHEVPITALAEKEVGSPLFSNIVALGVLIGVTNIVKESTIKEAVLARVPKGTEERNLKALELGFIAGKNIL; from the coding sequence ATGAGGGAGATTCTTTTAAGTGGCTCGGGTGGACAGGGAATGATTTTAGCTGGAATCATTTTAGCAGAAGCAGCATTAAGAGAAGGCAAAGAGGTTGTACAGACTCAATCCTATGGTCCAGAAGCTCGGGGTGGAGCCTCTAAAGCTGAGGTTATCATCGCTAATAAAAAAATCTCTTTTCCCCATATTGAGAAACCCGATGTAGTCCTGGCCATGACTGAAGAAGCCTTCAATAAATATACGAAATGCCTTAAGGAAAATGCTGCAGTTATTGTTGACAGTACTTATGTAAAGAACCCCACTTTAACACGGGGCGACCTTCACGAAGTTCCTATTACTGCCCTGGCCGAGAAAGAAGTGGGCAGCCCCCTTTTTAGTAATATCGTAGCTCTGGGCGTTCTTATCGGTGTGACCAATATTGTAAAAGAATCTACTATTAAGGAGGCAGTACTGGCCCGGGTACCAAAGGGAACAGAAGAACGTAATCTAAAGGCTTTGGAGCTAGGCTTTATTGCAGGTAAGAATATTTTGTAA
- a CDS encoding 2-oxoacid:ferredoxin oxidoreductase subunit beta has protein sequence MKETLKKYFRMNRLPHIWCPGCGNGIVVGALVRAIDKLGLNPDKTSIISGIGCSSRSSGYLNFDTVHTAHGRALTFATGLKLARPDLNVIVLTGDGDATAIGGNHFIHAARRNIDLTTIVFNNNIYGMTGGQYSPLTPTHSKATTSPYGHIENPFDITELARASGASYVARGTTYHTWELINLIADAISHKGFSVVEAITACPISFGRQNKLGNAPAMMKWQKENTISVKAASKLPAEQLAGKVVIGELYRRQAPEYTAEYQKVIDRVTGGNGQ, from the coding sequence ATGAAGGAGACGCTGAAAAAATATTTCCGTATGAATCGTTTACCTCATATCTGGTGTCCCGGCTGCGGTAATGGCATTGTGGTGGGGGCACTGGTAAGAGCCATTGATAAACTTGGTCTCAACCCTGACAAAACGTCAATCATCTCGGGGATAGGCTGTTCCTCCCGTTCTTCCGGTTACTTAAACTTTGATACAGTTCATACCGCCCATGGTCGTGCCTTAACCTTTGCCACCGGTCTTAAGCTGGCAAGACCGGACCTTAACGTAATTGTGTTGACAGGAGACGGAGATGCCACGGCTATAGGCGGAAACCACTTCATCCACGCTGCCCGCCGTAACATTGACCTTACTACAATTGTTTTCAATAATAACATTTACGGCATGACAGGAGGTCAGTATTCTCCCCTTACTCCCACTCATAGTAAAGCTACCACATCACCCTATGGCCATATCGAAAATCCCTTTGATATTACGGAACTGGCCAGAGCTTCAGGCGCAAGCTATGTGGCCAGGGGTACCACCTACCACACTTGGGAACTCATCAACTTAATTGCCGATGCTATCTCTCATAAAGGTTTCTCCGTAGTAGAAGCCATCACTGCCTGTCCTATTTCCTTTGGACGTCAAAACAAGCTTGGCAATGCCCCTGCCATGATGAAATGGCAGAAGGAAAATACCATTTCCGTAAAGGCTGCATCTAAACTACCGGCTGAACAGTTGGCTGGAAAAGTTGTCATTGGTGAACTCTACCGGCGTCAAGCACCGGAATATACAGCTGAGTATCAGAAAGTTATCGATAGGGTGACGGGAGGTAATGGGCAATGA
- a CDS encoding 2-oxoacid:acceptor oxidoreductase subunit alpha, protein MSQTMLVQGNHACALGALAAGVRFFAGYPITPSTEIAEILAKELPKVGGKFIQMEDEIASMGAICGASLGGFKAITATSGPGFSLMQELIGYASLAEIPLVIVNVQRGGPSTGQPTSPSQSDVMQARWGSHGDRGVIALVPSSVQESYQLMIDAVNLAERFRTPVIFLMDEVVGHMREKLVIPKTTPTIINRRKPEPGELPYAPGPDGVPALPPFGEGYHFHVTGLIHDETGFPTGSPEVTEKTIKRLHQKLENNMDEILRYDELHSADAEYLIISYGCSARSAEEAVRMAREKGIKAGLLRLISIWPFPSDLIEEKCARFKKVFVAEMNYGQVTGEVTKVLGRSKVQPVLRVDTQMITPRQILEAITREGN, encoded by the coding sequence ATGTCCCAAACAATGTTAGTTCAAGGTAATCACGCCTGCGCATTAGGAGCTTTAGCCGCAGGTGTAAGATTTTTTGCCGGGTATCCCATCACTCCGTCTACTGAAATTGCAGAAATTTTAGCAAAAGAACTACCAAAAGTAGGCGGCAAATTTATCCAAATGGAAGATGAGATTGCCAGCATGGGGGCAATATGTGGTGCTTCACTGGGCGGGTTCAAAGCCATAACTGCTACCAGTGGCCCGGGTTTTTCCCTCATGCAGGAATTAATAGGTTATGCATCCTTAGCGGAGATTCCTTTAGTTATAGTCAATGTACAGCGGGGTGGTCCCAGTACCGGACAACCAACTTCCCCCAGTCAATCTGATGTAATGCAGGCCCGCTGGGGTTCCCATGGTGATAGAGGCGTCATCGCCCTCGTTCCTTCATCGGTTCAGGAATCCTATCAGTTAATGATCGATGCTGTAAACCTTGCCGAACGTTTTAGAACCCCTGTCATCTTTCTAATGGACGAGGTGGTGGGGCATATGCGGGAAAAGCTAGTCATTCCCAAAACTACACCTACCATAATCAACCGGCGGAAACCGGAACCTGGCGAGTTGCCCTATGCACCGGGACCGGATGGGGTTCCGGCACTTCCACCTTTTGGCGAAGGCTATCATTTTCACGTGACAGGGCTTATTCATGATGAGACCGGCTTCCCCACAGGCAGCCCGGAAGTTACTGAGAAGACCATTAAACGGTTACATCAGAAACTGGAAAACAACATGGACGAAATACTTCGCTATGACGAACTTCATAGCGCAGATGCTGAATACCTGATTATCTCCTATGGCTGTTCCGCCCGTTCCGCAGAAGAAGCAGTAAGAATGGCCCGCGAAAAGGGTATTAAGGCTGGCTTACTGAGACTTATCAGCATCTGGCCTTTCCCCTCCGATTTAATAGAGGAAAAGTGTGCAAGGTTTAAAAAAGTCTTTGTGGCAGAAATGAACTATGGGCAGGTAACCGGTGAAGTTACAAAGGTTCTGGGCCGCAGCAAGGTACAACCCGTTTTACGGGTGGATACCCAGATGATTACACCCCGGCAGATTCTAGAGGCTATTACCAGGGAGGGCAATTAA
- a CDS encoding 4Fe-4S dicluster domain-containing protein, with translation MVIINTKFCKGCQICVDFCPKHIIKLDDMQKAQIIDQSKCISCGFCELRCPDYAITVVKE, from the coding sequence TTGGTCATTATCAACACCAAGTTCTGTAAAGGATGTCAAATATGTGTCGATTTTTGTCCGAAACATATCATCAAACTGGATGATATGCAGAAGGCCCAGATTATTGATCAAAGTAAGTGCATCTCATGCGGTTTTTGTGAGCTGAGATGCCCTGATTATGCCATAACAGTAGTTAAAGAATGA
- a CDS encoding LytR/AlgR family response regulator transcription factor, protein MITRVLIADDEDHICQELNYLLGQEKNVEVVAICSSGDEALENICQLKPDVVFLDIDMPGLDGIKLGNCLKNLKNCPYIIYVTAYDKFAVEAFKVGAKGYILKPFSDKDVKEQLTAAVTYLDEKGMQRSGQAPQTAAPFSRVVGELNGKMKLLDQEELLMVYAKNRSVYLRANGKDYQTSFSLSEFENKLHPGMFFRCHRNYIINLYKIKEVVPWFNGTYLLIMDDPEKTEIPVSRNNVKSFKELLGI, encoded by the coding sequence GTGATTACCAGGGTTCTCATTGCAGATGATGAAGATCATATCTGCCAGGAACTGAATTACCTCCTGGGTCAGGAAAAAAACGTGGAAGTGGTAGCCATCTGTTCCTCTGGTGACGAAGCCCTTGAGAATATTTGCCAGCTCAAACCGGACGTGGTTTTTCTCGATATTGATATGCCAGGACTGGACGGCATTAAACTTGGCAATTGTCTAAAAAATCTAAAAAACTGCCCATATATCATCTATGTAACAGCTTATGACAAGTTTGCCGTGGAAGCCTTTAAAGTGGGGGCGAAGGGATATATTCTTAAACCTTTTTCAGATAAAGATGTTAAAGAGCAGTTAACTGCCGCCGTCACTTATCTGGATGAAAAAGGAATGCAGAGATCCGGCCAAGCCCCCCAAACCGCTGCACCTTTTTCCCGTGTTGTCGGCGAACTAAACGGCAAAATGAAACTTCTTGACCAGGAAGAGTTGCTGATGGTTTACGCAAAAAACAGATCGGTTTATCTACGTGCCAACGGTAAAGACTACCAGACCAGTTTCTCCCTTTCTGAGTTTGAAAACAAACTTCATCCCGGTATGTTTTTCCGCTGTCACCGCAACTATATTATTAACCTGTACAAAATTAAAGAAGTAGTTCCCTGGTTTAATGGGACCTACCTGCTGATTATGGATGACCCCGAGAAGACTGAAATTCCTGTCAGCAGAAACAATGTAAAAAGCTTTAAAGAACTGTTAGGTATCTAG
- a CDS encoding LytS/YhcK type 5TM receptor domain-containing protein, translated as MDLFYDSFKNIAAIALIAYPLTKNASFRRSLIMNPNTEDKLILSLLFGGFSILGNLLGIETFNGALIDSRIVGPVVGGIVAGPVVGIAAGLLGGLHRLSMGGFTIVPDFIANIIGGIIGGVIYHKYGKKRMNFMIAFLAGGLAELVLKGLTLLLAKPAIVAKALVSMIGLTTTLVNALGVAIFVTFVQDVQSSQHLIGASYAEKALEIARQTLPILKKGFNEKTAGEIAQVIYNIAGVDAVAITDNKKILAFKGAASDHHIPGNPVLTSSTREAIKGENVLIANSKEEIGCPVASCPLDAVIEAPLTCNGEFIGCLKVYKVGDIMHLPDIKMVTGIANLLSLQLENLKLDEQAKLLAKAEYATLRAQINPHFLFNALSVIKLLIRTDPKRAQDLIVSLAAFFRRTLKHNEDLLPFSEELEGVQIYLDLQKARFGERLQIDINVEESCGDVLFPTFALQPLVENSMNHGLSHKKGLLILKINAQVKNGYLVVSVLDNGIGIPEEVIQAVKTNSTKSNMGIGLTNINRRLKSLYGSNYTFRLENTMDGSLVLIKIPVSYN; from the coding sequence ATGGACCTATTTTACGATAGTTTTAAAAATATTGCTGCTATCGCTCTTATTGCCTATCCCTTAACCAAGAATGCCAGTTTTCGCCGCTCTCTTATTATGAACCCAAACACGGAAGATAAATTAATATTGTCACTGCTTTTTGGGGGCTTCTCCATCCTCGGGAACCTGCTGGGTATCGAGACTTTTAACGGCGCTCTCATCGACAGCCGTATTGTAGGGCCAGTTGTTGGTGGTATTGTAGCCGGTCCGGTGGTCGGTATTGCTGCCGGTCTCTTAGGCGGCCTGCACCGTTTATCTATGGGCGGTTTTACGATTGTGCCTGATTTTATTGCCAATATTATTGGTGGAATCATTGGCGGTGTAATTTACCATAAATACGGGAAAAAGAGAATGAATTTTATGATAGCTTTTTTGGCCGGTGGCCTGGCAGAACTGGTTTTAAAGGGATTAACGCTGCTTCTGGCCAAACCGGCAATCGTAGCAAAAGCCCTGGTGAGTATGATCGGCTTAACCACTACCCTTGTCAATGCCCTGGGGGTCGCAATCTTCGTGACTTTTGTCCAGGATGTGCAATCCAGTCAGCATTTAATTGGTGCCAGCTATGCCGAAAAAGCTTTGGAAATTGCACGTCAAACCTTACCTATTCTAAAAAAGGGTTTCAATGAGAAAACCGCAGGTGAAATAGCCCAGGTCATTTATAATATTGCCGGGGTAGATGCAGTTGCCATTACTGATAACAAGAAAATCCTGGCTTTTAAAGGAGCTGCCAGTGATCATCATATACCTGGCAATCCTGTCCTGACTTCATCAACCCGGGAGGCTATTAAAGGTGAAAATGTTTTGATTGCAAATTCCAAGGAAGAAATCGGCTGTCCTGTAGCTAGCTGCCCTTTAGATGCGGTAATTGAAGCACCATTAACCTGTAACGGTGAATTTATAGGTTGTTTGAAAGTATATAAAGTTGGGGACATCATGCATCTGCCTGATATTAAAATGGTGACGGGTATTGCCAATCTACTCAGCCTTCAACTGGAGAATTTAAAGTTGGACGAGCAGGCCAAACTTTTGGCCAAAGCCGAATATGCCACCTTAAGAGCCCAGATCAATCCCCATTTTTTATTTAACGCCTTAAGTGTCATTAAACTGTTAATCCGGACAGACCCCAAGCGCGCTCAGGACCTCATAGTGAGTTTAGCGGCTTTCTTCCGTAGAACCCTTAAACATAACGAAGACCTTCTTCCCTTCTCAGAAGAGCTTGAAGGTGTTCAGATATATCTTGATCTTCAAAAAGCCCGTTTTGGCGAACGCCTGCAGATCGACATTAATGTAGAAGAAAGTTGTGGCGATGTGTTATTCCCTACCTTTGCCCTCCAACCCCTGGTGGAAAATTCTATGAACCACGGGCTCTCTCATAAAAAAGGATTGCTAATTCTAAAAATTAATGCACAGGTGAAAAATGGTTATCTTGTAGTATCAGTACTTGACAATGGCATAGGAATCCCTGAAGAAGTGATCCAGGCTGTAAAAACCAATTCCACGAAAAGCAATATGGGAATCGGCTTAACAAACATCAACCGTCGCTTGAAAAGCCTCTATGGCAGCAATTATACCTTCCGCTTAGAAAACACTATGGACGGCTCCCTGGTGTTGATAAAAATTCCGGTCTCTTATAATTAA
- the ilvD gene encoding dihydroxy-acid dehydratase, producing MIRKYESSKVLEGIPGAYPRQMFRAAGYTDREIQGPIIGVVSSYNEIHPATAHLKELAQYVKAGVWMAGGTPVEFHTIAVCDAIAQGKGMHYVLPSRELIAAEIEVMVGGHRCFDGLVLLSSCDKVPGAMLMAAARLNIPTIMIPAGPMLPHKHNGREWVMCDIKEAMGEFKAGKIDEVEFSRIEANTCPTFGVCSMMGTGNTMSSVVEALGMCLPGLATIPAVSSERIRLAKLTGIRIVEMVKEGLKPRDILNIKSMENALRFVLATGGSSNTFLHLPAIANELGIKITLDWFDELSRETPCIAKFKPATDYNINDFYEAGGVQAVLSELQEIIYTDVLTVTGKTVGENIRDAVVKRPEVIRTLSNPLSPEGGLAVLKGNLAPEGAIVKQSAVHPKMLIHSGPAVVFDSEEEVRDYFFKDKVKPGDVLVIRYEGPKGGPGMRELSIPAAILIGMGLGDSVAMITDARYSGATRGPCIGHVSPEAADGGPIAIVENGDIIEIDIPNRKLNLKVSQEEIEQRLKNLKIKTKDIEYKQGFLDVYRRIVTSAKDGAVIKLD from the coding sequence ATGATTAGAAAATACGAAAGCAGCAAAGTTTTGGAAGGTATACCCGGTGCTTATCCCAGGCAGATGTTTAGAGCAGCAGGTTATACGGACAGGGAAATCCAGGGTCCCATCATCGGTGTGGTCAGTTCCTACAATGAGATCCACCCGGCCACCGCTCATCTCAAAGAGTTAGCGCAATATGTTAAAGCAGGTGTATGGATGGCAGGGGGTACTCCTGTAGAATTTCATACTATTGCCGTTTGTGATGCTATCGCCCAGGGAAAAGGGATGCATTACGTATTACCCAGCAGGGAATTAATCGCCGCAGAGATTGAAGTGATGGTTGGAGGCCACAGGTGCTTTGACGGCTTAGTGTTATTATCTTCCTGTGATAAGGTTCCTGGCGCTATGCTCATGGCGGCGGCCAGATTAAACATTCCAACTATTATGATACCTGCAGGACCTATGTTACCGCATAAACATAACGGCAGGGAATGGGTGATGTGCGACATCAAAGAGGCTATGGGGGAATTCAAGGCAGGTAAAATTGATGAAGTGGAATTCTCCAGAATAGAAGCTAATACCTGCCCTACCTTTGGTGTCTGTTCCATGATGGGGACAGGAAACACTATGAGTTCTGTAGTGGAGGCTTTAGGCATGTGCCTGCCGGGCCTGGCTACGATTCCAGCTGTCTCTTCCGAAAGAATTCGCCTGGCCAAGTTGACAGGGATACGCATTGTCGAAATGGTAAAGGAAGGGCTGAAACCTAGGGATATACTGAACATAAAGAGCATGGAGAATGCTTTAAGGTTTGTCTTAGCCACCGGTGGTTCTTCCAACACCTTCTTACATTTGCCGGCCATTGCTAATGAGCTGGGTATAAAGATTACCCTGGACTGGTTTGATGAACTGAGCCGGGAGACGCCATGCATTGCCAAATTCAAACCGGCTACGGATTATAATATCAACGATTTTTATGAAGCAGGTGGAGTTCAGGCCGTTTTATCAGAGTTACAAGAAATAATTTATACTGATGTATTAACAGTTACCGGAAAGACTGTGGGCGAAAATATCAGAGATGCAGTGGTGAAAAGACCGGAAGTAATCAGAACTCTTTCTAATCCTCTTAGTCCTGAAGGAGGGTTGGCTGTTCTTAAAGGAAACTTAGCTCCCGAAGGAGCCATTGTCAAACAAAGTGCTGTCCATCCCAAGATGTTAATTCATTCGGGGCCTGCTGTAGTATTTGACAGTGAAGAAGAGGTACGAGATTATTTCTTCAAAGATAAAGTTAAGCCGGGAGATGTACTCGTCATTAGATACGAAGGCCCGAAAGGAGGGCCCGGAATGAGGGAACTTTCCATACCTGCGGCCATTTTAATCGGGATGGGACTTGGTGACTCTGTGGCCATGATTACTGATGCCAGGTACTCGGGAGCTACCAGAGGACCATGTATTGGGCACGTATCCCCCGAGGCTGCTGACGGAGGTCCTATAGCTATTGTAGAAAACGGGGATATTATTGAGATAGATATACCCAACAGAAAATTAAACTTAAAGGTCTCGCAGGAGGAAATTGAACAACGGTTAAAGAATTTGAAGATTAAAACTAAGGATATAGAATATAAACAAGGTTTTCTCGATGTTTACAGGAGAATAGTCACTTCTGCAAAAGATGGTGCGGTGATCAAGTTAGATTAA
- a CDS encoding glycerate kinase, whose product MRKIVVAPDSFKGSMSAREAAEAMERGIKAVCPNVIIEKIPMADGGEGTVETLVDATGGRVIKVNVLGPLGEKRESYFGILGDGKTAVIEMALASGLPLVPKEKRNPLVTTTYGTGQLIKAALDQGCREFIIGIGGSATNDGGVGMAQALGVRFLDAEGKEIPFGGGSLNRLEKIDASKIDPRLQECKVMVACDVNNPLCGPKGASAVFGPQKGATPEMVELLDHNLAHLAAVIKRDVGEDVKDFPGAGAAGGLGAGLMAFCHAQLQRGIEIIIQATRLAAKMAGADLVITGEGQIDFQTAHGKTPMGVATVAKSMNIPVIALVGNIGRGADMLYDLGIDAIFSIAEGPMGLEECMKNGAELMERAANRVMRAININLLR is encoded by the coding sequence ATGAGAAAAATTGTTGTTGCTCCTGATTCTTTTAAAGGAAGCATGTCGGCTAGAGAGGCAGCAGAGGCCATGGAACGGGGAATTAAAGCTGTCTGCCCAAATGTTATAATCGAAAAAATCCCCATGGCCGACGGGGGAGAGGGTACGGTAGAAACGCTGGTTGATGCCACCGGTGGACGGGTTATCAAGGTTAATGTTCTTGGCCCTTTGGGAGAGAAACGGGAATCATATTTCGGTATTCTCGGCGACGGGAAAACGGCTGTGATTGAAATGGCCCTGGCTTCGGGATTGCCCCTGGTACCCAAAGAAAAAAGAAACCCCCTGGTTACCACTACTTATGGTACGGGGCAGTTGATCAAAGCCGCCCTGGACCAGGGCTGCCGGGAGTTTATTATCGGGATTGGCGGCAGCGCCACCAATGACGGTGGGGTTGGAATGGCTCAGGCTTTGGGTGTGCGTTTCTTAGATGCGGAGGGTAAAGAAATTCCTTTTGGCGGCGGCAGTCTAAACCGCCTGGAGAAAATCGATGCGAGCAAGATAGATCCACGGCTTCAGGAATGTAAGGTGATGGTGGCCTGCGACGTCAACAATCCTCTTTGCGGACCAAAAGGGGCTTCCGCCGTATTCGGACCCCAGAAAGGGGCCACACCGGAAATGGTTGAGCTCTTAGATCATAACCTGGCTCACCTGGCTGCTGTGATCAAAAGAGATGTAGGGGAGGATGTAAAAGACTTTCCCGGAGCAGGTGCCGCCGGTGGTTTAGGAGCAGGTTTAATGGCCTTTTGTCATGCCCAGCTGCAAAGAGGCATTGAAATAATTATTCAGGCTACCAGGCTTGCGGCAAAGATGGCAGGTGCCGATCTGGTAATTACAGGCGAAGGGCAGATCGATTTCCAGACCGCCCATGGCAAAACCCCCATGGGCGTAGCAACTGTGGCTAAAAGTATGAACATCCCTGTCATTGCCCTCGTAGGCAACATTGGACGCGGAGCTGACATGCTTTATGACCTGGGCATAGACGCTATTTTTTCCATTGCCGAAGGGCCCATGGGGCTTGAGGAGTGTATGAAGAATGGTGCGGAACTAATGGAAAGGGCAGCTAATAGAGTAATGAGAGCAATAAATATAAATTTGTTGAGATAA
- a CDS encoding HD-GYP domain-containing protein — MYQYKLSQAGSPKSKIIDLLLEALAQRDFVAQGHVERLVNMAERMADRLGLSENKKRDLVLLAKVHDLGKVGIPDSILYKSGKLTDEEYKKMKEHPQIGYSIANRSSELAHIANLILHHHEHWDGRGYPDGLKGEEIPLECRILAVIDAYDAMTNTRPYHQGISREEAIKELEDCSGKQFDSRIVEEFVTLLKSEKCSKKD, encoded by the coding sequence ATGTATCAATATAAACTGAGCCAGGCAGGCAGTCCAAAAAGCAAAATAATTGACCTGCTTCTGGAAGCCCTGGCCCAAAGAGATTTTGTAGCTCAGGGTCATGTTGAGCGTTTAGTAAATATGGCTGAGAGAATGGCAGACAGATTAGGTCTTTCGGAAAATAAAAAAAGAGATTTAGTACTTTTAGCCAAGGTGCATGATCTGGGGAAAGTTGGAATTCCTGACAGTATTCTTTACAAATCCGGTAAGCTGACAGATGAAGAATATAAAAAGATGAAAGAGCATCCTCAAATCGGCTATAGCATTGCCAATCGTTCCTCAGAACTTGCCCATATTGCTAACCTTATTCTTCATCACCACGAACACTGGGATGGAAGAGGTTACCCTGATGGCCTTAAGGGTGAAGAAATCCCCTTGGAGTGCCGAATACTCGCAGTCATAGATGCCTATGATGCCATGACAAATACTCGCCCTTATCACCAGGGAATCTCTAGGGAAGAGGCAATAAAGGAACTGGAGGACTGTTCGGGAAAACAATTTGATTCTAGAATAGTCGAGGAATTTGTAACACTACTTAAATCCGAGAAGTGTTCTAAGAAGGATTGA